From the genome of Neisseria lisongii, one region includes:
- the ppsA gene encoding phosphoenolpyruvate synthase, with translation MAANYVIWFENLRMTDVESVGGKNASLGEMISQLTEKGVRVPGGFATTADAYRAFLAHEGLSDRISAALAELDVDDVAELARVGKEIRQWILDTPFPEQLNNEIEAAWNKMVADAGSEDISVAVRSSATAEDLPDASFAGQQETFLNINGLENVKEAMHHVFASLYNDRAISYRVHKGFEHDIVALSAGVQRMVRSDSGSSGVMFTIDTESGYDQVVFVTSSYGLGENVVQGAVNPDEFYVFKPTLKAGKPAILRKTMGSKQIKMIFTDKAEAGKSVANIDVPEEDRNRFSITDEEVTELAHYALIIEKHYGRPMDIEWGRDGIDGKLYILQARPETVKSQEDGSRSLRRYAISGEKKVLAEGRAIGQKVGQGKVRLVKDASEMESVEAGDVLVTDMTDPDWEPVMKRASAIVTNRGGRTCHAAIIARELGIPAVVGCGDATSRLHAGQEVTVSCAEGDTGLIYEGLLEVNVTDVALDNMPKAPVKVMMNVGNPELAFSFSSLPSEGIGLARMEFIINRQIGIHPKALLEFDKQDDELKAEITRRIAGYASPVDFYVDKIAEGVATLAASVYPRKTIVRMSDFKSNEYANLVGGSIYEPHEENPMLGFRGAARYVSEDFADCFALECKALKRVRDEMGLTNVEIMIPFIRTLAEAELAVKALKENGLERGKNGLRLIMMCEVPSNALLAEQFLQYFDGFSIGSNDMTQLTLGVDRDSGGPIAATFDERNAAVKVMLHLAISACRKQNKYVGICGQGPSDHPDFAKWLVEEGIESVSLNPDTVIETWLYLANELNKA, from the coding sequence ATGGCTGCAAACTATGTAATTTGGTTTGAGAACCTGCGCATGACCGATGTGGAAAGCGTGGGCGGTAAAAATGCCTCTTTGGGCGAAATGATCAGTCAGCTGACTGAGAAAGGCGTACGTGTTCCCGGCGGTTTTGCCACCACCGCAGATGCCTACCGTGCCTTTTTGGCGCATGAGGGTCTGAGCGACCGTATTTCCGCCGCACTGGCTGAATTGGACGTTGATGATGTTGCCGAATTGGCACGTGTGGGCAAAGAAATCCGCCAATGGATTTTGGATACGCCGTTCCCCGAGCAGCTGAACAACGAAATCGAAGCGGCATGGAACAAAATGGTTGCCGATGCCGGTAGCGAAGATATTTCCGTTGCCGTACGTTCTTCTGCCACCGCAGAAGACCTGCCGGACGCTTCGTTTGCGGGTCAGCAGGAAACATTCTTGAATATCAATGGTTTGGAAAACGTTAAAGAAGCCATGCACCATGTATTTGCTTCGCTGTATAACGACCGTGCCATTTCTTACCGTGTTCACAAAGGTTTTGAACACGACATCGTTGCCCTGTCTGCCGGTGTGCAGCGCATGGTGCGTTCCGACAGCGGTTCGTCCGGCGTGATGTTTACCATCGATACCGAATCCGGTTACGACCAAGTGGTATTTGTTACCTCGTCTTACGGTTTGGGCGAAAACGTGGTGCAGGGTGCGGTAAACCCTGACGAATTCTATGTATTCAAACCGACGCTGAAAGCGGGCAAACCGGCTATTCTGCGTAAAACCATGGGTTCGAAACAGATTAAAATGATTTTCACCGATAAAGCCGAAGCCGGTAAATCGGTGGCGAATATCGATGTGCCTGAAGAAGACCGCAACCGCTTCTCGATTACCGATGAAGAAGTAACCGAGTTGGCACATTACGCTCTGATTATTGAAAAACACTACGGCCGTCCGATGGACATTGAATGGGGTCGAGACGGTATCGACGGTAAACTGTATATCCTGCAAGCCCGTCCGGAAACCGTTAAGTCGCAGGAAGACGGTAGCCGCAGCCTGCGCCGCTATGCCATCAGCGGTGAGAAAAAAGTATTGGCCGAAGGCCGTGCCATCGGTCAGAAAGTCGGCCAAGGTAAAGTGCGTCTGGTCAAAGACGCTTCCGAAATGGAAAGCGTGGAAGCGGGCGATGTGCTGGTAACCGATATGACCGACCCGGATTGGGAACCAGTGATGAAACGTGCTTCTGCGATTGTAACCAATCGTGGCGGCCGTACCTGTCATGCAGCGATTATTGCCCGTGAATTGGGTATTCCTGCGGTTGTTGGCTGCGGCGATGCGACCAGCCGTCTGCATGCCGGTCAGGAAGTAACCGTATCGTGTGCCGAAGGCGATACCGGCCTGATTTACGAAGGTTTGTTGGAGGTAAACGTTACCGATGTGGCTTTGGACAATATGCCGAAAGCGCCGGTAAAAGTGATGATGAACGTCGGCAATCCTGAATTGGCGTTCAGCTTCTCAAGCCTGCCGAGTGAAGGTATCGGCTTGGCACGCATGGAATTTATCATCAACCGCCAAATCGGTATCCACCCGAAAGCCTTGTTGGAATTTGACAAACAAGACGACGAGCTGAAAGCCGAAATTACCCGCCGTATTGCCGGTTATGCTTCTCCGGTGGATTTCTATGTCGATAAAATCGCCGAAGGCGTGGCGACTTTGGCCGCTTCGGTTTATCCGCGTAAAACCATCGTCCGCATGTCCGACTTCAAATCCAACGAATATGCCAATCTGGTCGGCGGTAGCATTTATGAACCGCATGAAGAAAACCCGATGCTGGGCTTCCGCGGTGCGGCACGTTATGTGTCGGAAGATTTTGCCGACTGCTTTGCGCTGGAATGTAAAGCTCTGAAACGTGTCCGTGACGAAATGGGTCTGACCAACGTTGAAATCATGATTCCGTTTATCCGTACTTTGGCGGAAGCCGAATTGGCGGTGAAAGCGTTGAAAGAAAACGGTTTGGAACGCGGTAAAAACGGTTTGCGTCTGATTATGATGTGCGAAGTGCCAAGCAACGCATTGCTGGCCGAGCAGTTCCTGCAATACTTTGACGGCTTCTCCATCGGTTCAAACGACATGACCCAACTGACGCTGGGTGTGGATCGGGACAGCGGCGGCCCGATTGCGGCAACATTTGACGAACGCAATGCGGCGGTTAAAGTAATGCTGCATTTGGCAATTTCTGCCTGTCGCAAACAAAACAAATATGTCGGCATTTGCGGTCAAGGCCCTTCCGATCACCCTGATTTTGCCAAATGGCTGGTGGAAGAAGGCATCGAAAGCGTGTCTCTGAACCCTGATACCGTTATCGAAACTTGGCTGTATCTGGCCAACGAGCTGAACAAAGCCTAA
- a CDS encoding toxin-antitoxin system YwqK family antitoxin, which translates to MHGFPKIALASVSLAVSVNAFAQTHSVYFNQYGKLTATMSAVAYVRQYKIESGMAQVQDFYYPSMKKYSDPYQVSAGQIKVFVPTLNNGTLTLWHFNGQKKMVGSYKNGKPNGEWINWYPNGKKSALMPYINGLSEGVGSRYYRNGVKESEIQFKQDKANGYWRQWYADGKPKSEMVMSDNKPVRIVSWDEEGRLLTDITISNGMRNGIVLDWYEDGSKKSELLYQNDKVIKKRTWDKDGYQTE; encoded by the coding sequence ATGCACGGATTTCCTAAAATTGCTCTGGCTTCGGTATCGTTGGCTGTGTCGGTGAACGCATTTGCCCAGACGCATTCGGTTTATTTCAACCAATACGGAAAATTAACAGCGACGATGTCGGCGGTGGCGTATGTCCGGCAATATAAAATCGAATCCGGAATGGCGCAGGTTCAGGATTTTTACTATCCGTCGATGAAAAAATATTCCGATCCTTATCAGGTTTCTGCCGGACAGATTAAGGTATTTGTGCCGACGCTGAATAACGGCACGCTGACTTTATGGCATTTCAACGGCCAGAAAAAAATGGTCGGTAGCTATAAAAACGGCAAGCCCAACGGCGAGTGGATAAACTGGTATCCGAACGGCAAAAAATCGGCATTGATGCCTTATATCAACGGTTTGAGCGAGGGTGTCGGTTCACGTTATTACCGCAACGGGGTAAAAGAGAGCGAAATCCAGTTCAAACAGGATAAGGCCAACGGCTATTGGCGGCAATGGTATGCTGACGGTAAACCGAAATCTGAAATGGTGATGTCGGACAACAAGCCGGTGCGCATTGTCAGCTGGGACGAAGAAGGGCGGTTGCTCACGGATATCACCATCAGCAACGGTATGCGCAACGGCATTGTATTGGATTGGTATGAAGACGGCTCGAAAAAATCCGAGCTGCTGTATCAAAACGAC